In one window of Equus asinus isolate D_3611 breed Donkey chromosome 16, EquAss-T2T_v2, whole genome shotgun sequence DNA:
- the MTF2 gene encoding metal-response element-binding transcription factor 2 isoform X2: MVCTICQEEYSEAPNEMVICDKCGQGYHQLCHTPHIDSSVIDSDEKWLCRQCVFATTTKRGGALKKGPNAKALQVMKQTLPYSVADLEWDAGHKTNVQQCYCYCGGPGDWYLKMLQCCKCKQWFHEACVQCLQKPMLFGDRFYTFICSVCSSGPEYLKRLPLQWVDIAHLCLYNLSVIHKKKYFDSELELMTYINENWDRLHPGELADTPKSERYEHVLEALNDYKTMFMSGKEIKKKKHLFGLRIRVPPVPPNVAFKAEKEPEGTSHEFKIKGRKASKPISDSREVSNGIEKKGKKKSVGRPPGPYTRKMIQKTAEPPLEKESISENPTLDLPCSIGRTEGTAHSSNTSDVDFTGASGAKETTSSSISRHYGLSDSRKRTRTGRSWPAAIPHLRRRRGRLPRRALQTQNSEIVKDDEGKEDYQFDELNTEILNNLADQELQLNHLKNSITSYFGAAGRIACGEKYRVLARRVTLDGKVQYLVEWEGATAS; the protein is encoded by the exons ATGGTCTGTACAATATGTCAAGAAGAGTATTCAGAAGCTCCCAATGAAATGGTTATATGTGATAAGTGTGGCCAAG GATATCATCAGTTGTGTCACACACCTCATATTGATTCCAGTGTGATTGATTCAGATGAAAAATGGCTGTGTCGACAGTGTGTTtttgcaacaacaacaaag AGGGGTGGTGCACTTAAGAAAGGACCAAATGCCAAAGCATTGCAAGTCATGAAGCAGACATTACCCTATAGTGTGGCAGACCTTGAATGGGATGCAGGTCATAAAACCAATGTCCAGCAATGTTACTGCTATTGTGGAGGCCCTGGAGA CTGGTATTTAAAGATGCTACAATGCTGCAAATGTAAGCAGTGGTTTCATGAGGCTTGTGTGCAATGCCTTCAAAAGCCAATGCTATTTGGAGACAG gttttatacatttatttgttcTGTCTGCAGTTCTGGACCAGAATACCTCAAACGTCTACCATTACAGTG GGTAGATATAGCACACCTATGCCTTTACAACCTAAGTGTTATTCACAAGAAGAAATACTTTGATTCTGAACTTGAGCTTATGACATACATTAATGAAAATTGGGATAGATTGCACCCTGGAGAG CTggcagacacaccaaaatctgaAAGATATGAGCACGTTTTGGAGGCATTAAATGATTACAAGACCAT gtTTATGTctgggaaagaaataaagaagaagaagcatTTGTTTGGGTTGCGAATTCGAGTTCCTCCTGTGCCACCAAATGTGGCtttcaaagcagagaaagaacCTGAAGGAACATCccatgaatttaaaattaaaggcAGAAAGGCATCCAAACCTATATCTGATTCAAG GGAAGTAAGCAATGgcatagaaaaaaaaggaaagaaaaaatctgtaGGTCGTCCCCCTGGCCCATATACAAGAAAAATGATTCAGAAAACTGCTGAGCCACCTTTG gaaaaggaATCAATTTCAGAGAATCCTACCTTGGATTTACCTTGTTCTATAGG GAGAACTGAGGGAACTGCACATTCATCCAATACCTCAGATGTGGATTTCACGGGTGCTTCCGGTGCAAAAGAAACTACCTCGTCTAGCATTTCCAGGCATTATGG ATTATCTGACTCCAGAAAAAGAACTCGTACAGGAAGATCTTGGCCTGCTGCAATACCACATTTACGGAGGAGAAGGGGTCGTCTTCCAAGAAGAGCACTCCAGACTCAGAACTCAGAAATTGTAAAAGATGATGAAGGCAAAGAAGATTACCAATTTGATGAACTCAACACAGAGATTTTGAATAACTTAGCAGATCAGGAGCTACAACTCAATCATCTAAAAAACTCCATTACCAGTTATTTTGGTGCTGCAGGTAGAATAGCATGTGGTGAAAAATATCGAGTATTGGCTCGTCGGGTGACACTTGATGGAAAGGTGCAGTATCTTGTGGAATGGGAAGGAGCAACTGCATCCTGA